From the Rhizobium brockwellii genome, one window contains:
- a CDS encoding 3-hydroxyacyl-CoA dehydrogenase — MLIRGASFIVTGGGSGLGAATVRALVEAGGRVTIADLNAEAGQEIAREFGSDARFVKADVTDGEEGAAVVAAAVEAFGSLRGLVNCAGVAPAEKVIGRDGPHRLESFARTVGINLIGTFNMIRLAAAAIHTIEPDAEGERGVIVNTASVAAFDGQIGQAAYAASKGGVAAMTLPIARELARHGIRVVSIAPGIFETPMMADMPVEVQAALGKSVPFPPRLGRPAEFAGLVRHSLENNMLNGEVIRLDGALRMGAR, encoded by the coding sequence ATGCTGATCCGTGGAGCAAGTTTCATCGTGACCGGCGGCGGCTCCGGCTTGGGTGCGGCAACAGTGCGCGCGCTCGTGGAGGCCGGCGGACGGGTGACTATCGCCGATCTCAACGCGGAAGCCGGTCAGGAAATCGCCCGGGAATTCGGAAGCGATGCCCGCTTCGTCAAGGCCGATGTGACCGATGGCGAGGAGGGGGCGGCGGTGGTTGCCGCTGCCGTCGAAGCCTTTGGCAGCCTGCGCGGATTGGTGAACTGCGCAGGCGTCGCACCGGCCGAAAAGGTGATCGGCCGCGACGGACCGCACCGGCTGGAGAGTTTTGCCCGCACCGTCGGCATCAATCTCATCGGTACCTTCAACATGATCCGGCTGGCCGCCGCAGCGATCCACACGATCGAGCCGGATGCGGAAGGCGAACGCGGTGTCATCGTCAATACGGCCTCGGTTGCCGCCTTCGATGGTCAGATCGGCCAGGCAGCCTATGCCGCCTCCAAGGGCGGGGTGGCGGCGATGACCTTGCCGATCGCCCGCGAGCTTGCCCGTCACGGCATTCGCGTCGTGTCGATCGCACCCGGCATTTTCGAAACGCCGATGATGGCTGATATGCCGGTCGAGGTTCAGGCAGCACTCGGCAAGAGCGTGCCCTTTCCGCCGCGGCTCGGCCGTCCGGCGGAATTCGCCGGGCTGGTGCGTCATAGCTTGGAAAACAACATGCTGAACGGCGAGGTCATCCGTCTCGACGGCGCATTGCGGATGGGCGCGCGCTGA
- a CDS encoding acetyl-CoA C-acyltransferase, with amino-acid sequence MTLQDPIVIVGAARTPIGSFQGELKEATAPELGATAIRAALQRSRVEAEAIEEVVFGCVLPAGQGQAPARQAAIHAGLPFATAASTVNKMCGSGMKAVMMAHDLIAAGSASVAVAGGMESMTNAPYLLDKARGGYRLGHGRVVDHMFLDGLEDAYDKGRLMGSFAEDCAEAYQFTREAQDNYAIASLTRAQKAIAEGCFDSEIVPVTVKSGKAEQVASRDEQPGKAKLDKIPTLKPAFREGGTVTAANSSSISDGAAALVVMRRSEAERRGLKPLATILGHATHSQAPNLFATAPIGALQKLSDRTGLPLSEVDLFEINEAFAVVAMAAMRDLNLPHEKVNVHGGACALGHPIGASGARILVTLLAALERYGLKRGMAALCIGGGEATAVAIERHERGGRNR; translated from the coding sequence ATGACATTGCAGGATCCCATCGTCATCGTCGGTGCGGCGCGCACCCCGATCGGCAGCTTTCAGGGAGAGCTGAAGGAGGCGACGGCGCCGGAACTGGGAGCAACAGCGATCCGCGCGGCGCTGCAGCGGAGCCGTGTCGAGGCCGAGGCGATCGAGGAGGTCGTCTTCGGCTGTGTGCTGCCGGCGGGGCAGGGACAGGCGCCGGCGCGTCAGGCGGCGATCCATGCCGGCCTGCCTTTCGCGACCGCGGCCAGCACCGTCAACAAGATGTGCGGCTCGGGCATGAAGGCGGTGATGATGGCGCATGACCTGATCGCCGCCGGCAGCGCTTCTGTAGCGGTTGCAGGTGGCATGGAAAGCATGACCAATGCGCCCTATCTCCTTGACAAGGCCCGTGGCGGCTACAGGCTCGGTCATGGGCGTGTCGTGGATCACATGTTCCTCGATGGGCTGGAGGATGCTTATGACAAGGGGCGCTTGATGGGCAGCTTCGCGGAGGATTGCGCCGAGGCCTATCAGTTCACGCGCGAGGCGCAGGACAACTACGCCATCGCCTCGCTGACGCGGGCGCAGAAGGCGATTGCCGAAGGCTGTTTCGACAGCGAAATCGTGCCGGTCACGGTAAAATCGGGTAAAGCCGAGCAGGTGGCGAGCCGCGATGAACAGCCCGGCAAGGCGAAGCTCGACAAGATCCCGACGCTGAAGCCCGCCTTCCGCGAGGGCGGTACGGTAACTGCCGCCAATTCCAGCTCGATCTCCGATGGCGCGGCAGCCCTTGTGGTGATGCGCCGCTCCGAGGCGGAGCGTCGCGGCCTGAAGCCGCTCGCCACCATCCTCGGCCACGCCACGCATTCACAGGCACCTAATCTTTTCGCCACGGCGCCGATAGGCGCGCTGCAGAAACTGTCCGATCGCACCGGCCTGCCGCTGTCGGAGGTCGATCTGTTCGAAATCAACGAGGCTTTCGCCGTCGTTGCCATGGCGGCGATGCGTGACCTCAACCTGCCGCATGAAAAAGTGAACGTGCATGGCGGCGCCTGCGCGCTCGGCCATCCGATCGGCGCTTCAGGAGCCCGGATTCTGGTGACGCTGCTTGCGGCGCTGGAACGATACGGTCTGAAGCGCGGCATGGCCGCGCTCTGCATCGGCGGCGGCGAGGCGACGGCTGTCGCCATCGAGCGGCACGAGCGGGGAGGGCGCAATAGATGA
- a CDS encoding AraC family transcriptional regulator, whose amino-acid sequence MTELLHNFGQFCHSEDRMAEIERRMIAPGFVEEALDSLRRLGKPTAPVLARVGLASPVDQPVSAETYGALWLAIAAELDDEFFGMGARPMRSGSFTLLCHSVLHAPTLGQALRRALRFLDVVLDDPRGRLVIRDGLAEIELSDAGGPRSAFAYRTYWIILHGIICWLVGRRIPIRLVDFRCAEPRQGADYRLFFGAPVRFSQAISRLGFDSALLDLPVARSEQALKQFLRGAPANILVRYRYDAGIAAAVRRRLNQATPAMWRSFAELAADMRMPPSTLRHRLHDEGQSYAAIKDDIRRDLAVELLLNTSMTIGEIAVQLGYSEPSAFFRAFRKWMDKSPEAFRREEALSQLDEPSQSRAL is encoded by the coding sequence ATGACAGAACTGCTCCATAATTTCGGCCAGTTTTGCCATAGCGAGGATAGAATGGCCGAGATCGAGCGACGCATGATCGCGCCGGGCTTCGTCGAGGAGGCACTCGACAGCCTGCGGCGGCTCGGCAAGCCGACGGCGCCGGTCCTTGCCCGCGTCGGCCTGGCATCCCCAGTCGATCAGCCGGTTTCGGCAGAGACCTATGGCGCGCTCTGGCTGGCGATCGCCGCCGAGCTCGACGATGAATTCTTCGGCATGGGCGCACGGCCGATGCGCAGCGGCAGCTTCACGCTGCTCTGCCACTCTGTGCTGCATGCGCCGACGCTGGGTCAAGCGCTCCGCCGGGCGCTGCGCTTCCTCGATGTCGTGCTCGACGACCCCCGGGGGCGGCTCGTCATCCGCGACGGTCTGGCCGAGATCGAGCTCAGCGATGCCGGCGGCCCGCGTTCGGCCTTCGCCTACCGCACCTATTGGATCATCCTGCATGGCATCATCTGCTGGCTGGTCGGCCGGCGCATTCCGATCCGGCTCGTCGATTTCCGCTGCGCGGAACCCAGACAAGGGGCCGACTACCGGCTCTTCTTCGGCGCCCCGGTGCGTTTCTCGCAAGCCATCAGCCGGCTCGGCTTCGACAGCGCCTTGCTCGACCTGCCGGTGGCGCGCAGCGAACAGGCGCTCAAACAGTTCCTACGCGGCGCGCCCGCCAATATTCTGGTGCGCTACCGCTATGATGCCGGCATCGCCGCCGCCGTCCGCCGGCGCTTGAACCAGGCAACGCCTGCCATGTGGCGGAGTTTTGCCGAGCTTGCCGCCGATATGCGCATGCCGCCCTCCACGCTCCGCCACCGTCTGCATGACGAGGGACAAAGCTATGCCGCCATCAAGGACGATATCCGCCGGGATCTCGCCGTCGAACTGCTGCTGAACACGTCGATGACCATCGGTGAGATTGCCGTGCAGCTCGGCTATTCCGAGCCGAGCGCATTCTTCCGGGCCTTCCGGAAATGGATGGATAAGAGTCCGGAAGCCTTTCGCCGGGAGGAGGCTCTCTCGCAATTGGATGAGCCATCACAATCAAGAGCACTTTGA
- a CDS encoding dihydrolipoamide acetyltransferase family protein, which translates to MGEFIIKMPDVGEGVAEAEIVEWHVKTGDPVREDMVIAAVMTDKATVEIPSPVNGTVTWLAGEVGDRIAVKAPLVRIETAGDGGEAQPVGISQTPIAETPKAEIAKPAPAAPTPAPAEKPLAAPSVRLFARESGVDLRQVQGTGPAGRILREDIEQFLTPGTAPAAVKNGFAKKTATEEIKLTGLRRRIAEKMVLSASRIPHITYVEEVDMSALEELRATMNGDRKPDHPKLTVLPFLMRALVKAISEQPDVNATFDDDAGIITRYSAVHIAIATQTPAGLTVPVVRHAEARGIWDCAAEMNRLAEAARSGTATRDELSGSTITISSLGALGGIVSTPIINRPEVAIIGVNKIATRPVWDGAQFVPRKMMNLSSSFDHRIIDGWDAANFVQRIRTLLETPALIFIEG; encoded by the coding sequence GTGGGCGAATTCATCATCAAGATGCCTGATGTCGGGGAGGGGGTCGCTGAGGCCGAGATTGTGGAGTGGCACGTGAAGACGGGAGATCCCGTCCGCGAGGACATGGTGATCGCCGCCGTCATGACCGACAAGGCCACTGTGGAGATTCCGTCTCCTGTGAATGGCACAGTCACCTGGCTTGCCGGCGAGGTCGGAGACCGTATCGCGGTCAAGGCTCCACTGGTGCGGATCGAGACGGCGGGAGATGGCGGCGAGGCGCAGCCCGTAGGGATTTCGCAGACGCCGATTGCCGAAACGCCCAAGGCGGAGATTGCAAAACCTGCTCCGGCAGCGCCAACTCCGGCGCCGGCGGAAAAGCCGCTTGCCGCTCCCTCCGTGCGGCTCTTCGCCAGGGAAAGCGGCGTCGATCTCAGGCAGGTGCAGGGGACAGGGCCGGCCGGGCGTATCCTGCGCGAGGATATCGAACAATTCCTAACCCCTGGAACCGCTCCCGCGGCGGTCAAGAACGGTTTTGCCAAGAAGACGGCGACCGAGGAGATCAAGCTGACCGGCCTGCGCCGCCGCATCGCCGAGAAGATGGTGCTTTCCGCCTCGCGCATCCCCCACATCACCTATGTGGAGGAAGTGGATATGTCCGCGCTTGAGGAGTTGCGCGCCACAATGAACGGCGATCGCAAGCCTGATCATCCGAAGCTGACGGTTCTGCCCTTCCTGATGCGGGCGTTGGTCAAGGCCATTTCCGAACAACCCGACGTCAACGCCACTTTCGACGACGATGCCGGCATCATCACGCGCTATAGTGCCGTGCATATCGCCATCGCCACGCAGACGCCGGCCGGTCTGACCGTGCCGGTGGTGCGGCATGCGGAAGCCCGTGGCATCTGGGATTGCGCCGCCGAGATGAACCGGCTGGCGGAAGCGGCGCGATCGGGTACTGCGACACGCGATGAGCTTTCCGGCTCCACCATCACCATCAGTTCGCTGGGTGCGCTTGGCGGCATCGTCTCGACACCCATCATCAATCGTCCCGAAGTGGCGATCATCGGCGTCAACAAGATCGCCACGCGACCGGTCTGGGACGGCGCGCAGTTCGTGCCGCGCAAGATGATGAACCTCTCCTCCAGCTTCGATCATCGCATCATCGACGGCTGGGATGCGGCAAACTTCGTGCAGCGCATCCGCACGCTGCTCGAAACGCCGGCGCTCATTTTTATCGAAGGCTGA
- a CDS encoding thiamine pyrophosphate-dependent enzyme — translation MVDSARLSLHVPEPAVRPGGQPDFSNVKIAKAGSVPRPEVDVASEDIRDLAYSIIRVLNREGEAVGPWAGSLADEELLTGLRNMMKLRAFDARMLMAQRQGKTSFYMQHLGEEAVSCAFRKALEKGDMNFPTYRQAGLLIADDYPMVEMMNQIYSNESDPLRGRQLPIMYSSKEHGFFTISGNLATQYVQAVGWAMASAIKNDSRIAAAWIGDGSTAESDFHSALVFASTYKAPVILNIVNNQWAISTFQGIARGGSGTFAARGLGFGIPALRVDGNDYLAVHAVAHWAAERARRNLGPTLIEYVTYRVGAHSTSDDPSAYRPKTESEAWPLGDPVLRLKKHLIVKGAWSEERHVQAEAEIMDEVIEAQRQAEAHGTLHAGGRPSVRDIFEGVYAEMPPHIRRQRQKAGY, via the coding sequence ATGGTGGATTCCGCTCGCTTGAGCCTGCATGTCCCCGAACCCGCCGTTCGTCCCGGCGGTCAGCCCGATTTTTCCAACGTCAAGATTGCCAAGGCCGGCTCCGTGCCGCGGCCGGAGGTAGATGTCGCATCCGAAGATATCCGCGACCTCGCCTATTCCATTATCCGTGTTTTGAATCGCGAGGGCGAGGCGGTCGGTCCCTGGGCGGGGTCGCTCGCTGACGAGGAGTTGCTGACCGGGCTTCGCAACATGATGAAGCTGCGCGCCTTCGACGCCCGCATGCTGATGGCGCAGCGGCAGGGCAAGACCTCCTTCTACATGCAGCATCTCGGCGAAGAGGCCGTCAGTTGCGCCTTTCGCAAGGCGCTCGAGAAGGGCGACATGAATTTTCCGACCTATCGCCAGGCAGGCCTGCTGATTGCCGACGACTATCCGATGGTCGAGATGATGAACCAGATCTACTCGAACGAGAGCGATCCCCTGCGCGGCCGGCAACTGCCGATCATGTATTCCTCCAAGGAACACGGCTTCTTCACCATCTCGGGCAATCTCGCCACCCAATATGTGCAGGCCGTCGGCTGGGCGATGGCCTCGGCGATCAAGAACGACAGCCGCATTGCCGCCGCCTGGATCGGCGACGGATCGACGGCGGAATCGGATTTCCACTCGGCGCTCGTTTTCGCCTCGACCTACAAGGCGCCGGTTATTCTCAACATCGTCAACAATCAGTGGGCGATCTCGACCTTCCAGGGTATTGCCCGCGGCGGTTCCGGCACCTTCGCCGCTCGCGGCCTTGGCTTCGGTATTCCGGCGCTGCGTGTCGACGGAAACGACTATCTCGCCGTCCATGCCGTCGCCCATTGGGCGGCGGAGCGCGCGCGGCGCAATCTCGGCCCGACGCTGATCGAATATGTGACCTATCGCGTCGGCGCGCATTCGACCTCCGACGACCCGAGCGCCTATCGGCCCAAGACGGAATCGGAGGCCTGGCCGCTCGGCGATCCCGTGCTGCGGCTGAAGAAACATCTGATCGTCAAGGGCGCTTGGTCGGAGGAGCGGCATGTGCAGGCCGAAGCCGAAATCATGGACGAGGTGATCGAGGCGCAGCGCCAGGCAGAGGCGCATGGCACGCTGCATGCCGGCGGCAGGCCTTCGGTGCGCGACATTTTCGAGGGCGTCTATGCCGAGATGCCGCCGCATATCCGCCGCCAGCGACAGAAGGCGGGGTACTAA
- a CDS encoding acyl-CoA dehydrogenase family protein, giving the protein MILSDLQQQISDLARDFARDRLAPGAAKRDREHLFPREELKEMGELGLLGMLVPEAYGGSDTGVIAYAAALEEIAAGDGPCSTIMSVHSSVGCVPILKFGTEEQRQRFLPKLASGEWIGGFALTEPQAGSDASNLKTRARRDGGHYVLDGSKQFITSGKNGDIIIVFAVTDPDVGKKGITAFIVPTDTPGYQVIRVEEKLGLHSSDTCQIAFNSMRIPAELTLGAEGEGYRIALANLEGGRIGIAAQAVGMARAAFEAARDYARERTAFGKPILEHQAVAFRLADMAVRIEAARQLVFHAASLREAGLPCLSEASMAKLFASEMAERVCSDAIQIHGGYGYMADYPVERIYRDVRICQIYEGTSDVQRMVIARNL; this is encoded by the coding sequence ATGATCCTTTCCGACCTCCAACAGCAGATCTCAGATCTCGCCCGCGACTTTGCCCGCGACCGGCTGGCCCCGGGGGCAGCCAAACGCGACCGGGAGCATCTCTTCCCGCGCGAGGAACTGAAGGAAATGGGCGAACTCGGGCTGCTCGGCATGCTGGTGCCGGAAGCCTATGGCGGGTCGGATACCGGTGTGATTGCTTATGCGGCGGCGCTGGAGGAAATTGCCGCCGGCGACGGACCGTGTTCGACGATCATGAGCGTGCATAGCTCCGTCGGCTGCGTGCCGATCCTGAAATTCGGTACCGAGGAGCAGCGGCAGCGCTTCCTGCCGAAACTGGCCAGCGGCGAATGGATTGGCGGCTTTGCGCTGACCGAGCCGCAGGCCGGTTCCGATGCCTCCAACCTGAAGACCCGGGCGCGGCGTGACGGCGGTCATTATGTGCTCGACGGCTCCAAGCAATTCATCACCTCGGGAAAGAACGGCGATATCATCATCGTCTTTGCCGTTACCGATCCCGATGTCGGCAAGAAGGGCATCACCGCCTTCATCGTGCCGACGGATACACCGGGCTACCAGGTGATCCGCGTCGAGGAAAAACTTGGACTGCATTCCTCCGATACCTGCCAGATCGCCTTCAACAGCATGCGCATTCCGGCAGAACTCACGCTCGGTGCGGAAGGCGAGGGCTATCGCATCGCGCTCGCCAATCTCGAGGGCGGGCGGATCGGCATTGCGGCGCAGGCGGTCGGCATGGCGCGGGCGGCCTTCGAGGCAGCGCGCGACTACGCCCGCGAGCGTACGGCCTTCGGCAAGCCGATCTTGGAGCACCAGGCCGTTGCCTTCCGCCTTGCCGATATGGCGGTGCGGATCGAGGCGGCGCGGCAGCTCGTCTTTCATGCCGCGTCGCTCAGGGAGGCCGGGCTGCCCTGCCTGTCGGAAGCCTCGATGGCGAAACTCTTTGCCTCCGAGATGGCCGAGCGCGTCTGCTCAGACGCGATCCAGATCCATGGCGGTTATGGCTACATGGCCGATTATCCGGTCGAGCGCATCTACCGCGATGTGCGCATCTGCCAGATCTATGAAGGAACGAGCGACGTGCAGCGCATGGTGATCGCCCGCAATCTCTAA
- a CDS encoding alpha-ketoacid dehydrogenase subunit beta — MARMTMIEAVRSAMDVSMARDHNVVVFGEDVGYFGGVFRSTQGLQAKYGRTRCFDTPISESGIVGTAIGMAAYGLKPCVEIQFADYMYPAYDQLTQEAARIRYRSNGDFTCPIVVRMPTGGGIFGGQTHSQSPEALFTHVCGLKVIVPSNPYDAKGLLIAAIEDPDPVMFLEPKRLYNGPFDGHHERPVTPWSKHDLGEVPDGHYTIPIGKAEVRRAGSAVTVVAYGTMVHVALAAAEDAGIDAEVIDLRSLLPLDLDTIVKSVSKTGRCVVVHEATLTSGFGAEVVALVQEHCFYHLEAPVVRVAGWDTPYPHAQEWDYFPGPGRVGRALAEVMEA; from the coding sequence ATGGCCAGGATGACGATGATCGAGGCCGTGCGCAGCGCCATGGACGTGTCGATGGCACGCGACCACAATGTCGTCGTTTTCGGCGAGGATGTCGGCTATTTCGGCGGTGTCTTTCGCAGCACACAGGGCCTGCAGGCAAAATACGGCAGAACGCGCTGCTTCGATACGCCGATCAGCGAATCCGGCATCGTCGGCACGGCAATCGGCATGGCGGCTTACGGGTTGAAGCCCTGCGTCGAAATCCAGTTCGCCGATTACATGTATCCGGCCTATGACCAGCTGACGCAGGAGGCGGCCCGCATCCGCTACCGTTCCAACGGCGATTTCACCTGCCCGATCGTCGTGCGCATGCCGACCGGCGGCGGCATTTTCGGCGGTCAGACGCACAGCCAGAGTCCGGAGGCGCTTTTTACCCATGTTTGCGGGCTGAAGGTGATCGTGCCTTCCAATCCCTATGATGCCAAAGGCCTGCTGATCGCGGCGATCGAGGATCCCGACCCCGTCATGTTCCTGGAACCGAAGCGGCTCTACAACGGTCCCTTCGACGGCCATCACGAGCGGCCGGTGACGCCCTGGTCGAAACATGACCTCGGAGAGGTGCCCGATGGCCACTACACCATTCCGATCGGCAAGGCCGAAGTACGGCGCGCGGGATCGGCGGTGACGGTCGTTGCCTACGGCACCATGGTGCATGTGGCGCTTGCCGCGGCTGAGGATGCCGGCATCGATGCCGAGGTGATCGATTTGAGAAGCCTGCTGCCGCTCGATCTCGATACGATCGTCAAATCGGTCTCGAAGACGGGGCGCTGCGTCGTCGTGCATGAGGCAACCCTGACCTCCGGCTTCGGCGCGGAGGTGGTGGCGCTGGTGCAGGAGCATTGCTTCTATCATCTCGAAGCGCCGGTTGTGCGTGTTGCCGGCTGGGACACGCCCTATCCGCATGCGCAGGAGTGGGACTATTTCCCCGGTCCCGGCCGTGTCGGGCGGGCGCTTGCCGAAGTTATGGAGGCCTGA